In the Aromatoleum bremense genome, one interval contains:
- a CDS encoding heavy metal sensor histidine kinase, with product MKRPLSLTARLALLFAALAASLLIVVGVVLGRAVEAHFVELDSHELLGKLALIENHLLTSVTSEACDTLAQRLDDALVGHDMVGVLLRDAEGSIIYVVHPGHFGAPQLAGQRLPAGVASWEKDGRHYVGRERTFALPSAAGEGSRVTALVGLDITHHAQFLDTMRRGLWLGISVAAAVAAMLGWWAAHHGLAPLRRVTATAGGLSAERLGERLAEADAPTEVHELVEALNGMLDRLESAFQRLSDFSADIAHELRTPVSNLMTQTAVCLSRPRSADEYRDVLASNLEEYERIARMVGDMLFIAKAENGRLPHPDETVALATEARALVEFYEALAEERGVKMDVRGDARVRGDALMLRRAISNLLSNAIRHAHAGGTIEITIADEGPQVALRVRNHGDTIAADQLSRVFERFHRASADRQRHGEGAGLGLAITSAIVEAHGGTMSAESADGVTTFGMLLPRERAPS from the coding sequence GTGAAGCGCCCGTTGTCGCTGACGGCGCGGCTGGCGCTGCTGTTCGCAGCGCTGGCGGCGAGCCTGCTGATCGTCGTCGGCGTGGTGCTCGGGCGCGCAGTCGAGGCGCATTTCGTCGAACTCGACAGCCATGAGCTGCTCGGCAAGCTCGCGTTGATCGAGAACCACCTGCTGACCTCCGTGACGTCCGAGGCGTGCGACACGCTTGCGCAGCGCCTCGATGACGCGCTCGTCGGCCACGACATGGTCGGCGTGCTGCTGCGCGACGCCGAAGGCAGCATCATCTACGTCGTCCATCCGGGCCACTTCGGCGCGCCGCAGCTCGCGGGGCAGCGCCTGCCGGCGGGCGTCGCGAGCTGGGAAAAGGACGGGCGCCATTACGTCGGCAGGGAAAGGACGTTCGCGCTGCCGTCCGCGGCGGGCGAGGGCAGCCGCGTCACCGCGCTGGTCGGGCTCGACATCACGCACCACGCGCAATTCCTCGACACGATGCGCCGCGGGCTGTGGCTCGGCATCTCGGTCGCGGCGGCGGTTGCGGCGATGCTCGGCTGGTGGGCGGCGCATCACGGCCTGGCGCCATTGCGCCGGGTCACCGCGACCGCTGGCGGCCTGTCGGCCGAGCGGCTCGGCGAGCGCCTGGCCGAGGCCGATGCGCCGACCGAAGTGCATGAGCTCGTCGAAGCGCTCAACGGCATGCTCGACCGCCTCGAGTCCGCGTTCCAGCGTCTTTCCGACTTCTCCGCCGACATCGCGCACGAGCTGCGCACGCCGGTCTCGAACCTGATGACGCAGACCGCGGTGTGCCTGTCGCGCCCGCGCAGCGCCGACGAATACCGCGACGTGCTGGCGTCGAACCTCGAGGAATACGAGCGCATCGCGCGCATGGTCGGCGACATGCTGTTCATCGCGAAAGCGGAGAACGGCCGCCTGCCGCATCCCGACGAAACGGTCGCGCTCGCCACCGAGGCCCGCGCCCTCGTCGAGTTCTACGAAGCGCTCGCGGAGGAGCGCGGCGTGAAGATGGACGTGCGCGGCGACGCGCGGGTGCGCGGCGACGCGCTGATGCTGCGCCGCGCGATTTCGAATCTGCTGTCGAACGCGATCCGCCATGCGCATGCGGGCGGGACGATCGAAATCACGATCGCGGACGAAGGCCCCCAAGTCGCGCTGCGCGTGCGAAACCACGGTGACACGATCGCTGCCGACCAGCTGTCGCGGGTCTTCGAGCGCTTCCATCGTGCCAGCGCCGACCGGCAGCGCCACGGCGAAGGGGCGGGGCTCGGGCTCGCGATCACTAGCGCGATCGTCGAGGCGCACGGCGGAACGATGAGCGCCGAGTCGGCCGATGGCGTCACGACGTTCGGCATGCTTCTGCCGCGCGAGCGTGCGCCGTCCTGA
- a CDS encoding coiled-coil domain-containing protein, whose translation MSTITFDTHKFVKQLESAGVPAAQAEAFVNAQRDILAEALDSALATKADVADLRSDLKLEAAGLRGELGTIRWMIAALIALAVANFAKQFF comes from the coding sequence ATGAGCACGATCACCTTCGATACGCACAAGTTCGTCAAGCAGCTTGAATCGGCGGGCGTTCCGGCCGCGCAAGCGGAGGCGTTCGTCAACGCCCAGCGCGACATCCTTGCCGAGGCGCTCGATTCCGCGTTGGCGACCAAAGCCGACGTAGCAGATCTCAGATCCGACTTGAAGCTGGAGGCAGCCGGTCTGCGCGGAGAACTGGGGACGATCCGCTGGATGATCGCCGCGCTCATCGCTCTGGCTGTCGCCAATTTCGCCAAGCAGTTCTTCTGA
- a CDS encoding acyl-CoA thioesterase, whose protein sequence is MTALGNAMATGIVPEGAARHARGGARLADAGAKPAAAVMTPVWKTLLGFLPFGPAARPAAAPKRDVQPGVEPCAASAMFEREELIRFAHCDPAGIVFYPQYFVLLNGLVEDWFTDGLGVDSAELVTVRKMGTPTARMDCTFSRPSRLGDRLVLGLTVTKIGNSAIDLDVQGRVGDEIRLKARQTLVVCCLETMKSVPIPPEIRTGLARYCRDGCSSEEKV, encoded by the coding sequence ATGACAGCTTTGGGCAACGCGATGGCGACAGGGATCGTGCCCGAAGGGGCGGCGCGCCACGCGCGGGGCGGGGCGCGCTTGGCGGACGCCGGTGCGAAACCGGCGGCGGCAGTGATGACGCCGGTGTGGAAGACGCTGCTCGGCTTCCTGCCGTTCGGGCCGGCGGCGAGGCCTGCCGCGGCGCCGAAGCGGGACGTCCAGCCGGGCGTCGAACCGTGCGCCGCATCGGCGATGTTCGAGCGCGAGGAGCTGATCCGGTTCGCGCACTGCGATCCGGCCGGGATCGTGTTCTATCCGCAGTACTTCGTCCTCCTCAACGGCCTCGTCGAGGACTGGTTCACCGACGGGCTCGGCGTCGATTCCGCGGAACTCGTGACGGTGCGCAAGATGGGAACCCCGACGGCCAGGATGGACTGCACGTTTTCCCGCCCGAGCCGTCTCGGCGACCGGCTGGTGCTCGGGCTGACGGTGACGAAGATCGGCAACAGCGCGATCGACCTCGACGTGCAGGGGCGCGTCGGCGACGAAATACGGCTGAAGGCCCGGCAGACACTCGTGGTGTGCTGCCTGGAAACGATGAAATCGGTCCCGATCCCGCCGGAGATCCGTACGGGCCTCGCGCGCTACTGCCGCGACGGATGTTCGAGCGAGGAGAAAGTGTGA
- a CDS encoding heavy metal response regulator transcription factor has protein sequence MKILIVEDEPKTGDYLRQGLAEAGFVVDLARDGLDGLHLALDGDYDLMVLDVMLPSLDGWGVLQTVRRSGRDVPVLFLTARDQVEDRVRGLELGADDYLVKPFAFSELLARVRTLLRRGKAKEPEIYSAGDLELDLLRRRVTRAGVKVDLTSKEFALLELLLRRQGEVLPRSLIASQVWDMNFDSDTNVIEVAVRRLRAKVDDPFEPKLIRTVRGMGYVLEAPQTP, from the coding sequence ATGAAAATCCTGATCGTCGAGGACGAGCCGAAAACCGGTGATTACCTGCGCCAGGGGCTGGCCGAGGCGGGCTTCGTCGTCGATCTCGCGCGCGACGGGCTCGACGGCCTGCATCTCGCGCTCGACGGCGACTACGATCTGATGGTGCTCGACGTGATGCTGCCGTCGCTCGACGGCTGGGGCGTGCTGCAGACGGTGCGGCGCAGCGGGCGCGATGTGCCCGTGCTGTTCCTGACCGCGCGCGACCAGGTCGAGGACCGCGTGCGGGGGCTGGAGCTCGGCGCCGACGACTACCTCGTCAAGCCGTTCGCGTTTTCCGAGCTGCTGGCGCGCGTGCGCACGCTGCTGCGCCGCGGCAAGGCGAAGGAGCCGGAGATCTACAGCGCGGGCGACCTCGAACTCGACCTGCTGCGTCGGCGGGTGACGCGCGCCGGCGTGAAGGTCGACCTGACGTCGAAGGAGTTCGCGCTGCTCGAACTGCTGCTGCGCCGCCAGGGCGAAGTGCTGCCGCGTTCGCTGATCGCGTCGCAGGTGTGGGACATGAATTTCGACAGCGACACCAACGTCATCGAAGTCGCGGTGCGGCGGTTGCGCGCGAAAGTCGACGACCCGTTCGAGCCGAAGCTGATCCGCACCGTGCGCGGCATGGGCTACGTGCTCGAAGCGCCGCAGACGCCGTGA
- a CDS encoding cysteine protease, which translates to MIFHNPSGAPELACEQCGCRWFDRMHGTCYECGSQVPAEAIAEFDRALQAFWAKNTGKEGSASVPGARPPADA; encoded by the coding sequence ATGATCTTCCACAACCCGTCCGGCGCCCCGGAACTCGCGTGCGAACAGTGCGGCTGCCGCTGGTTCGATCGCATGCACGGCACGTGCTACGAATGCGGCAGCCAGGTTCCCGCCGAAGCGATTGCCGAGTTCGACCGGGCGCTGCAGGCGTTCTGGGCGAAAAATACCGGCAAGGAAGGGTCGGCAAGCGTGCCGGGAGCGAGGCCGCCCGCCGACGCGTGA
- a CDS encoding helix-turn-helix domain-containing protein: protein MNNESQVARFITGRIEATGKLQKDIAEKVGFEKPNMITMIKQGKTKLPLDKVGPMAKALEVDPVHLLKLCMEEYHPNTWKAIAPLIGAAVITADERRMLNALRAWAGGPFLAAMSEEQKHYFENFMASLRAPSSIQ, encoded by the coding sequence ATGAACAACGAATCTCAAGTCGCTCGATTCATCACCGGCCGCATCGAGGCGACCGGCAAGCTGCAGAAGGACATCGCGGAGAAGGTCGGCTTCGAGAAGCCGAACATGATCACGATGATCAAGCAGGGCAAGACCAAGCTGCCGCTCGACAAGGTCGGGCCGATGGCGAAGGCGCTCGAAGTCGATCCGGTCCACCTCCTGAAGTTGTGCATGGAGGAGTACCACCCGAACACGTGGAAAGCGATCGCGCCGCTCATCGGTGCGGCAGTGATCACCGCCGACGAACGCCGGATGCTCAACGCGCTACGCGCGTGGGCGGGCGGGCCGTTCCTCGCCGCGATGAGCGAGGAGCAAAAGCATTACTTCGAAAACTTCATGGCGTCGCTGCGCGCGCCGTCGTCGATCCAGTGA
- a CDS encoding 3-hydroxyacyl-CoA dehydrogenase/enoyl-CoA hydratase family protein, with protein sequence MALPFANPLLAGSSRPMPRAVAVIGAGTIGPDIGYYLKSALPELKLTLVDVSQAALDRALQRFHDYAAKAVAKGKMSEAEARAVTANLAGTLDYGDIADADWVLEAATENIALKRRIFADVEAVVRPDALITSNTSSLPAAQIFAELRHPERATVTHFFAPAWRNPVVEVVRWEKAEPAVVEYLRWLFCSTGKVPLVTDDVVCFMLDRIFDNWCNESALLLERASAAEIDSVAAEFVHAGPFFVLNLANGNPIITETNTLQAEIEGPHYRPAPVFRSVDRWLTVAPGKSVPVSPETAAAVRERLLGVLFSQSADILDRGIGEPADLDFGCRQALGFRKGPLDLMRDLGDDTTGRIVERFCAERPGMPEPRRAFAAYQDFLRHVLVDDVDGVKVITLRRPEAMNALHDEMTDEILSVIRRHEHDAEVTGFVITGYGNRAFCAGADIGRFPRLLGDAAGAAQYARDCSRLLVYLDSMKKPVVAALNGMVLGGGFELAIRCHGIVALQDAWMQLPEVTLGIVHGIGAMVVPYRRWPQASSEFNGMLRRAERLKAARALELGVIDELAADYPGLVRAAVARVRGLSGKVAGIPSGAIDIAPLDRIEPKAANGQVLSAEVIRLMESAIHEAASARTLDEALEVGYRAFGESACTHAAREGITAFQEKRKPDFTKTP encoded by the coding sequence ATGGCACTCCCGTTCGCCAATCCCTTGCTCGCGGGCTCGTCCCGCCCCATGCCGCGCGCGGTCGCCGTCATCGGGGCCGGCACGATCGGGCCGGACATCGGCTACTACCTCAAGAGCGCGCTGCCGGAGCTGAAGCTCACTCTCGTCGATGTCTCGCAGGCGGCGCTCGACCGCGCGCTGCAGCGCTTCCACGATTACGCGGCCAAGGCGGTCGCGAAGGGCAAGATGAGCGAAGCCGAAGCCCGAGCGGTGACGGCGAACCTCGCCGGCACGCTCGATTACGGCGACATCGCCGATGCCGACTGGGTGCTCGAGGCGGCAACCGAGAACATCGCGCTGAAGCGCCGGATTTTCGCCGACGTCGAAGCGGTTGTGCGCCCTGACGCACTGATCACGTCGAACACCAGTTCGCTGCCGGCCGCGCAGATTTTCGCCGAGCTGCGGCACCCCGAGCGCGCCACCGTGACGCACTTCTTCGCCCCGGCGTGGCGCAACCCGGTCGTCGAAGTCGTGCGCTGGGAGAAGGCCGAGCCGGCAGTCGTCGAATACCTGCGGTGGCTCTTCTGCAGCACCGGCAAAGTGCCGCTCGTCACCGACGACGTCGTGTGCTTCATGCTCGACCGGATTTTCGACAACTGGTGCAACGAGTCCGCGCTGCTGCTCGAGCGTGCGAGCGCGGCCGAGATCGACAGCGTCGCCGCCGAGTTCGTCCATGCCGGCCCGTTCTTCGTGCTGAACCTCGCGAACGGCAACCCGATCATCACCGAGACCAATACGCTGCAGGCCGAGATCGAAGGCCCGCACTACCGACCTGCGCCGGTCTTCCGCTCGGTCGATCGCTGGCTCACGGTGGCGCCCGGCAAGTCGGTGCCGGTGTCGCCCGAAACCGCCGCGGCGGTGCGCGAGCGCCTGCTCGGCGTGCTGTTCTCGCAGAGCGCGGACATCCTCGACCGCGGCATCGGCGAACCGGCGGATCTGGATTTCGGTTGCCGCCAGGCGCTCGGATTCCGCAAGGGACCGCTCGATCTGATGCGCGACCTCGGAGACGACACGACCGGGCGCATCGTCGAACGCTTCTGCGCGGAGCGGCCGGGAATGCCCGAGCCGCGACGCGCGTTTGCCGCGTACCAGGACTTTCTGCGCCACGTGCTCGTCGACGACGTCGATGGCGTCAAGGTCATCACGCTGCGCCGGCCCGAGGCGATGAACGCGCTGCACGACGAGATGACGGACGAGATCCTGTCGGTGATCCGCCGGCACGAACACGACGCCGAAGTCACCGGTTTCGTCATCACAGGCTACGGCAACCGGGCGTTCTGCGCCGGCGCCGACATCGGCCGCTTCCCGCGCCTGCTCGGCGACGCGGCGGGTGCCGCGCAGTACGCGCGCGACTGCTCGCGCCTCCTGGTGTATCTGGACAGCATGAAGAAGCCGGTCGTCGCCGCGCTCAACGGCATGGTGCTCGGCGGCGGCTTCGAACTGGCGATCCGCTGCCACGGCATCGTCGCGCTGCAGGACGCGTGGATGCAGCTGCCCGAAGTCACGCTCGGCATCGTGCACGGCATCGGCGCGATGGTCGTGCCGTACCGGCGTTGGCCGCAGGCGTCGAGCGAGTTCAACGGCATGCTGCGCCGCGCCGAGCGCCTCAAGGCCGCCCGCGCGCTCGAACTTGGCGTCATCGACGAACTCGCCGCCGACTACCCGGGGCTGGTGCGCGCAGCGGTCGCGCGAGTCAGAGGGCTGTCGGGCAAAGTGGCGGGGATTCCGAGCGGTGCGATCGACATCGCGCCGCTCGACCGCATCGAGCCGAAAGCTGCGAACGGCCAGGTGCTGAGCGCCGAAGTCATCCGCCTGATGGAATCCGCGATTCACGAAGCGGCCTCGGCCCGCACGCTCGACGAGGCGCTGGAAGTCGGCTACCGCGCGTTCGGCGAGAGCGCCTGCACCCACGCCGCGCGCGAAGGCATTACCGCGTTCCAGGAAAAGCGCAAGCCGGACTTCACGAAGACGCCGTAA
- a CDS encoding GNAT family N-acetyltransferase: protein MSAAYEPICKLSAADAVEGFDCGQPALNKFLHQYALVNQKANSAQTYVCRSAGEVVGFYSLAVGSVDPESAPARVMKGLARHPVPVMILARLAVDKNHQSKGLGQALLKDALQRTAQAADIAGIRCLLVHAKDDAARQWYESWEFEPSQTDSYHLFLMLKDLKALLT from the coding sequence TTGAGTGCAGCATATGAGCCGATATGCAAACTCAGTGCTGCAGACGCCGTCGAAGGTTTCGACTGTGGTCAGCCAGCACTGAATAAGTTTCTGCACCAGTACGCGCTGGTCAACCAGAAGGCCAACAGCGCGCAAACCTACGTCTGCCGCAGTGCCGGTGAGGTCGTCGGTTTCTACAGCCTCGCGGTAGGCAGCGTTGATCCCGAGTCGGCACCTGCGCGGGTGATGAAAGGCCTCGCTCGACACCCTGTCCCGGTGATGATTCTCGCGAGGCTGGCGGTGGACAAAAATCATCAGAGCAAAGGGCTGGGTCAAGCGCTGCTCAAGGATGCCCTGCAGCGCACCGCCCAGGCGGCCGACATCGCGGGCATTCGATGCTTGCTGGTGCACGCGAAGGACGACGCGGCGCGGCAGTGGTACGAGTCCTGGGAGTTCGAGCCGAGCCAGACCGACTCTTATCATTTATTCTTGATGCTCAAGGACTTGAAGGCTTTGTTAACGTGA
- a CDS encoding GIY-YIG nuclease family protein, with amino-acid sequence MLITPAMLDMEKTIELIGARQETFFYRGMHKRLIDHRVVNEQRWKNIAGPLIYAVTDKNGVIRYIGKWITASALHSRWVRHKTIHHQERARNLYIAELDAGRGPLSVWSVSVSELKSKLPANVQKRADEDVAGALEALWIQRWRSQLSWNQRGEPVPAGFDDGDYWRWSKQPAQA; translated from the coding sequence ATGCTGATTACCCCCGCCATGCTCGACATGGAAAAAACCATCGAACTCATCGGCGCCCGCCAGGAGACTTTCTTCTACCGGGGAATGCACAAGCGACTGATAGATCATCGCGTCGTCAATGAACAACGCTGGAAGAACATAGCTGGCCCGTTGATTTATGCGGTAACCGACAAGAACGGAGTCATCCGCTACATCGGCAAATGGATCACAGCGTCGGCGCTGCATAGTCGCTGGGTTCGGCACAAGACTATTCACCACCAGGAGCGCGCCCGAAATCTCTACATTGCCGAGCTCGACGCCGGACGCGGCCCGCTCTCGGTCTGGTCGGTTTCCGTGTCGGAACTGAAGTCAAAGCTTCCGGCAAATGTTCAGAAGCGGGCGGATGAGGACGTCGCCGGTGCGCTGGAAGCTCTTTGGATACAAAGGTGGCGCTCCCAATTGTCGTGGAACCAGCGTGGCGAACCAGTACCAGCCGGGTTCGACGATGGAGATTACTGGCGCTGGTCCAAGCAGCCAGCTCAGGCCTGA
- a CDS encoding LuxR C-terminal-related transcriptional regulator, translated as MRNKTTEAIPYRFALKTMPPHSAKQALAPARLLERLRETAEQPLVVITSLAGFGKTSLLVQWRRELLASGAAVAWLTVDASDDSATFIPALVASIRVAVGLDVPARSFDQLGQSGADLWIASEVLVQIHELARPTYVLIDDLHQLSDEHAVEFVYYLIRNAPPNFHVVASSRADPPFAVEELNAHGLYTQFVTEDLRLRLDDTIGFLRRRLGEDIDIETCARLHERTEGWPMALQIATAAMARKSDVAGTVAGLSGATGDIARYFSQFVLESLEPDAVAMLVRASILKTQHPELCAALSGVADSGEILSRLEQNTGLVTSVGGDGDNYRMHPLFIEYLHSLLEALPAEELRVLHATAAEWFAAHNMLEQAADHAFVAGMRTQAMDWIEKRLRHLGVQGRIVEVLAWLDRLPPEEITRREGIQLTAAWACALCYRPQDAERLTDVILARPGVTPEIVLQANIVRSAVAIHCDDYTRARGCIESYDPELGPLYCNTLSFVAIHTGFPDRARYYQQISDGRGRGARNFYDAMYGAFAVGLSYLIEGQASEAAGVFRAALERAEASTGWRSLPAAMQAAGLAAACWELGAEDEARALLANRLDLIEQAALPDAVMLAYLTLARYENQKGREGKAFDALNSLAAIGELRGQPRLVVASLGEQLRQHAIRNRVVSCRMLLGAIDEIVAGADRPDHGLEAELRLVREIAAARVALLDFNDEGAALALERAGGIAARLRRGRDQLTVKLLAACCEGSGDDAAARLFAEALSLAESFRLVRLIADDWPAALECLPDLDRSGLARGAGITPAFIERATERCRFGWVPEASGHKTADPKNRPAQLSAREMEILGALSLGRSNKEVAKMLDVGAETIKWHMKNLLAKLNAANRRHAVDRARLLGIIE; from the coding sequence ATGAGGAACAAGACCACCGAAGCAATCCCGTATCGTTTTGCCCTCAAGACGATGCCGCCGCATTCGGCCAAGCAGGCGCTCGCGCCGGCGCGCCTGCTCGAGCGCCTGCGCGAGACGGCCGAGCAGCCGCTGGTCGTTATCACGTCGCTGGCGGGCTTCGGCAAGACGTCGCTGCTCGTGCAGTGGCGGCGCGAGCTGCTCGCGAGCGGCGCCGCCGTCGCCTGGCTGACGGTCGACGCGAGCGACGACAGCGCGACCTTCATCCCGGCGCTGGTGGCGTCGATCCGCGTCGCGGTCGGGCTCGACGTGCCGGCGCGTTCGTTCGACCAGCTCGGCCAGTCGGGCGCCGACCTGTGGATCGCGAGCGAAGTCCTCGTGCAGATCCACGAACTCGCGCGCCCGACCTACGTCCTCATCGATGACCTGCACCAGCTGTCCGACGAGCACGCCGTCGAGTTCGTCTATTACCTGATCCGCAACGCGCCGCCGAATTTCCATGTCGTCGCCAGTTCGCGCGCCGATCCGCCGTTTGCCGTCGAAGAGCTGAACGCCCACGGCCTGTATACCCAGTTCGTCACCGAGGACCTGCGCCTGCGCCTCGACGACACGATCGGTTTTCTGCGCCGGCGCCTCGGCGAAGACATCGACATCGAGACCTGCGCGCGGCTGCACGAGCGCACCGAAGGGTGGCCGATGGCGTTGCAGATCGCGACGGCCGCAATGGCGCGAAAAAGCGACGTCGCGGGCACGGTCGCGGGGCTCTCGGGCGCGACCGGCGACATCGCGCGCTATTTCTCGCAGTTCGTGCTCGAAAGCCTGGAGCCGGACGCCGTCGCGATGCTCGTGCGCGCGTCGATCCTGAAGACGCAGCATCCCGAGCTGTGCGCGGCGCTGAGCGGCGTCGCAGACAGCGGCGAAATCCTGTCACGGCTCGAGCAGAACACCGGGCTCGTGACCTCGGTCGGCGGCGACGGCGACAACTACCGCATGCACCCGCTGTTCATCGAGTACCTGCACAGCCTCCTCGAAGCGCTGCCGGCCGAAGAGCTGCGAGTGCTGCACGCGACCGCGGCCGAGTGGTTCGCCGCGCACAACATGCTCGAGCAGGCGGCCGACCACGCTTTCGTTGCCGGCATGCGCACGCAGGCGATGGACTGGATCGAGAAGCGCCTGCGCCACCTCGGCGTGCAGGGGCGCATCGTCGAGGTCCTGGCATGGCTCGACCGCCTGCCGCCGGAGGAGATCACGCGGCGCGAAGGCATCCAGCTGACGGCCGCGTGGGCGTGCGCGCTGTGCTACCGCCCGCAGGACGCCGAGCGCCTGACCGACGTGATCCTCGCGCGGCCGGGCGTGACGCCCGAGATCGTGCTGCAGGCGAACATCGTGCGCTCGGCGGTCGCGATCCACTGCGACGACTACACTCGCGCGCGCGGCTGCATCGAGAGCTACGACCCGGAGCTCGGGCCGCTGTACTGCAATACCTTGTCGTTCGTCGCGATCCATACCGGCTTCCCCGACCGCGCGCGCTATTACCAGCAGATTTCCGACGGGCGGGGCCGCGGCGCGCGCAACTTCTACGACGCGATGTACGGCGCGTTCGCGGTCGGCCTGAGCTACCTGATCGAAGGTCAGGCGAGCGAGGCGGCAGGTGTCTTCCGCGCCGCGCTCGAGCGCGCTGAGGCGAGCACCGGCTGGCGCTCGCTGCCGGCGGCGATGCAGGCGGCGGGGCTCGCGGCGGCGTGCTGGGAGCTCGGCGCCGAAGACGAAGCGCGCGCGCTGCTCGCGAACCGGCTCGATCTCATCGAGCAGGCGGCGCTGCCGGACGCGGTGATGCTCGCCTACCTGACGCTCGCGCGTTACGAGAACCAGAAGGGTCGCGAGGGGAAGGCGTTCGATGCGCTGAACAGCCTCGCCGCGATCGGCGAGCTGCGCGGCCAGCCGCGCCTTGTCGTCGCGAGCCTCGGCGAGCAGCTCCGCCAGCACGCGATCCGCAACCGGGTGGTGTCGTGCCGCATGCTGCTCGGCGCCATCGACGAGATCGTCGCCGGCGCGGACCGTCCGGATCATGGGCTGGAGGCGGAGCTGCGCCTGGTCCGCGAGATCGCCGCCGCGCGCGTCGCGCTGCTCGATTTCAACGACGAGGGGGCCGCGCTCGCGCTGGAGCGCGCGGGTGGAATCGCCGCCCGGCTGCGGCGCGGGCGCGACCAGCTCACCGTCAAGCTGCTTGCCGCGTGCTGCGAAGGGTCGGGCGACGATGCCGCGGCGCGGCTCTTCGCCGAGGCGCTGAGCCTCGCCGAATCCTTCCGGCTCGTCCGGCTCATCGCCGACGACTGGCCGGCGGCGCTCGAATGCCTGCCGGACCTCGACCGCTCCGGCCTCGCCAGGGGCGCGGGCATCACGCCGGCGTTCATCGAACGTGCGACCGAACGCTGCCGCTTCGGCTGGGTGCCGGAAGCGAGCGGGCACAAAACGGCGGACCCGAAAAACCGCCCGGCGCAGCTCTCCGCGCGCGAGATGGAAATCCTCGGCGCGCTGTCGCTCGGCCGCTCGAACAAGGAAGTCGCGAAAATGCTCGATGTCGGCGCCGAGACGATCAAATGGCACATGAAGAACCTCCTCGCCAAGCTCAACGCCGCGAACCGCCGCCACGCGGTGGATCGTGCGCGGCTGCTGGGGATCATCGAGTAG
- the nudC gene encoding NAD(+) diphosphatase, which produces MRMDTFVPGITEPPQASDSDLWFVFNAGRLLVISEGESARVPSRGELEELGVAAARCRHYLGRLGERDCFTAAAEAPPELAEHVEWQGLRRLFGRIDETVLTIAGRAVQIIEWDDTHRYCGRCGSATALKQGERARVCPDCGLAGYPRLSPAVMGLVRRGRELLLARSPHFPEGMYSALAGFVEPGETLEQTLEREVREEVGVEITNLRYFDSQPWPFPHSLMIAFVADYVSGEIVPQPGEIEAADWFGIDRLPRLPHPFSIARRLIDETVASIVKTAP; this is translated from the coding sequence ATGCGCATGGACACTTTTGTGCCGGGAATCACCGAACCTCCGCAGGCGAGCGACAGCGACCTGTGGTTCGTGTTCAACGCGGGCCGTCTGCTCGTGATCAGCGAAGGCGAGTCAGCGCGCGTCCCGAGCCGCGGCGAACTGGAGGAACTGGGTGTCGCCGCCGCGCGCTGCCGCCACTATCTCGGCCGGCTCGGCGAGCGGGACTGCTTCACGGCTGCGGCTGAAGCGCCGCCCGAGCTGGCCGAACACGTCGAATGGCAGGGCCTGCGAAGGCTTTTCGGGCGGATCGACGAAACGGTGCTGACGATCGCCGGGCGCGCGGTCCAGATCATCGAGTGGGACGACACGCACCGGTATTGCGGCCGCTGCGGTTCGGCGACGGCGCTGAAGCAGGGGGAGCGGGCGCGTGTGTGCCCGGATTGCGGGCTTGCGGGCTATCCGCGCCTGTCGCCGGCGGTGATGGGGCTGGTGCGGCGCGGGCGCGAACTGCTGCTTGCACGCTCGCCGCATTTCCCGGAAGGCATGTACAGCGCGCTCGCCGGCTTCGTCGAGCCCGGCGAAACGCTCGAACAGACGCTGGAGCGCGAAGTGCGCGAAGAGGTCGGCGTCGAGATCACGAACCTGCGCTATTTCGACAGCCAGCCGTGGCCTTTCCCGCACTCGCTGATGATCGCCTTCGTCGCCGACTACGTCAGCGGCGAGATCGTCCCGCAGCCCGGCGAGATCGAAGCTGCCGACTGGTTCGGCATCGACCGCCTGCCGCGCCTGCCCCATCCCTTCAGCATCGCGCGCCGGCTCATCGACGAAACCGTCGCGTCGATCGTGAAAACCGCACCGTAG